A single genomic interval of Nocardia bhagyanarayanae harbors:
- a CDS encoding ABC transporter permease: MVLTTERGTLAHGETSPVSLLRHTAIQTQRLLLRWSRNPVALLETLIIPCLLLLMLDIVIGGQIQKFSGTDALYGSVPMVAIVGALSGAVASGVMLGRERDAGLLARFWVLPVHRSSGLISRILAEGCRILLGTLVVIIVGHLLGFRFQQGFAAALLFVFIPVFFGLAFATMVTAIAVFTAKATLVESVTILTSLLMFFSTGFVPLIAFPQWIQPVVRNQPMSVAVDSMKALSLGGPLARPLTMTFLWSVGAIIVFAVPAVIGYRRASRR; the protein is encoded by the coding sequence ATGGTACTGACAACGGAACGCGGGACGCTCGCGCACGGCGAGACCTCGCCGGTCTCGCTGCTGCGGCACACCGCGATTCAGACCCAACGCCTGCTGCTGCGCTGGTCGCGCAATCCGGTGGCGCTGCTGGAGACGCTGATCATCCCGTGCCTGCTGCTGTTGATGCTCGACATCGTCATCGGCGGGCAGATCCAGAAGTTCTCCGGCACCGACGCGCTGTACGGTTCGGTGCCCATGGTCGCCATCGTCGGCGCGCTGAGCGGTGCGGTGGCGAGCGGGGTGATGCTCGGCCGGGAACGTGACGCGGGGCTGCTCGCCCGTTTCTGGGTGCTGCCGGTGCACCGCTCCTCCGGGCTGATCTCCCGCATTCTCGCCGAGGGCTGCCGGATCCTGCTCGGCACGCTCGTGGTGATCATCGTCGGCCATCTGCTGGGTTTCCGCTTCCAGCAGGGGTTCGCGGCGGCGCTGCTGTTCGTGTTCATTCCGGTGTTCTTCGGGCTGGCGTTCGCCACCATGGTCACCGCCATCGCGGTGTTCACCGCGAAAGCCACGCTGGTGGAGAGCGTTACGATCCTGACCTCGCTGCTGATGTTCTTCAGCACCGGCTTCGTCCCGCTGATCGCCTTCCCGCAGTGGATCCAGCCCGTGGTACGCAACCAGCCCATGTCGGTCGCGGTGGACAGCATGAAGGCCCTCTCCCTCGGTGGCCCGCTCGCGCGTCCACTCACCATGACCTTCCTCTGGTCGGTCGGCGCGATCATCGTCTTCGCCGTACCCGCCGTCATCGGCTACCGCCGAGCCAGCCGCCGGTAG
- a CDS encoding HNH endonuclease family protein: protein MKWSSSRKVIAVVAPIVFTLLLTLAITVLDKWTENDSRPPATPGQTSASAKDIRDLFAKLAVAPEAPMTGYSREKFPHWDPNKPEHGFGADFTQYSRCTTREVMLLRDAVGTVQLDPKTCALTVGSDGGWRDQYGVLDRKSGQLKEYKWITDPSGVDAEHIVALAEAWRSGAAGLDEDTRRRIANDAVNLEASDPTANRSKGDQDAANYLPPGTFRCGYIERYLTVKVKYGLTIDPAEQSALRTAIDDCVRQGGFR, encoded by the coding sequence GTGAAGTGGAGTTCCTCCCGCAAGGTGATCGCCGTTGTCGCGCCGATCGTCTTCACCCTCTTGCTGACCCTCGCCATCACCGTCCTCGACAAGTGGACCGAGAACGACAGTCGGCCGCCCGCCACACCGGGGCAAACCTCGGCTTCCGCCAAGGACATCCGTGATTTGTTCGCGAAACTCGCTGTGGCGCCTGAGGCTCCGATGACTGGGTACAGCCGCGAGAAGTTCCCGCATTGGGATCCGAACAAGCCCGAGCACGGTTTCGGCGCCGACTTCACGCAATACAGCCGCTGCACCACCCGGGAAGTGATGTTGCTGCGCGACGCCGTCGGCACGGTCCAGCTCGATCCGAAGACCTGTGCGCTCACGGTCGGATCCGACGGCGGCTGGCGTGATCAGTACGGAGTCCTCGACCGCAAGAGCGGACAGCTCAAAGAGTACAAGTGGATCACCGACCCCTCGGGCGTCGATGCCGAGCACATCGTCGCCCTGGCCGAGGCCTGGCGATCCGGCGCCGCCGGACTGGACGAGGACACCCGCCGGCGCATCGCCAACGACGCCGTCAACCTCGAGGCCTCGGACCCTACGGCCAACAGGTCGAAGGGCGATCAAGACGCCGCGAACTACCTGCCGCCGGGAACTTTCCGGTGTGGCTATATCGAGCGCTACCTGACGGTCAAAGTAAAATACGGTCTGACCATTGATCCTGCCGAACAGTCCGCGTTGCGCACCGCGATCGACGACTGCGTCCGCCAAGGAGGGTTCAGATAA
- a CDS encoding NUDIX hydrolase has product MPDYIRWLRERVGHDHIQLAYAAACVVTDERVLMQRRSDDGQWGLPGGAIELGESAAAAVVREVSEETGVRVEIEALQGVYTEYRHVYPNGDVVQPITVFFRCAPIGGRLGGDAESLEVRYFDLDATPALTNPLYLDALDDLRAGRLGVYR; this is encoded by the coding sequence GTGCCCGACTACATCCGCTGGCTGCGCGAGCGGGTCGGCCACGACCACATCCAGCTGGCTTACGCCGCCGCGTGCGTGGTGACCGACGAACGCGTGCTCATGCAGCGCCGCAGCGACGACGGCCAGTGGGGGTTGCCCGGCGGCGCCATCGAACTGGGCGAGTCGGCAGCGGCCGCCGTCGTGCGCGAAGTCTCCGAGGAGACCGGAGTGCGGGTGGAAATCGAAGCGCTGCAGGGCGTCTACACCGAGTACCGGCACGTCTACCCGAACGGCGATGTGGTGCAGCCGATCACCGTGTTCTTCCGCTGCGCACCGATCGGCGGACGGCTCGGCGGCGACGCGGAATCGCTGGAGGTGCGCTACTTCGATCTGGACGCCACCCCGGCGCTGACCAACCCGCTCTACCTCGACGCGCTCGACGACCTGCGTGCGGGGCGGCTCGGCGTCTACCGCTGA
- a CDS encoding ATP-binding cassette domain-containing protein, with the protein MNDSGVVVEGVEKSFGEVQALRGVDFTAAQGEVLGILGPNGAGKTTTVNILSTLIAPDRGRAQVAGYDVVADPAAVRRSIMLTGQFAALDDMLSGYENLVMFGRLMGLRKGAARARADELLTEFDLVEAASRRVGTYSGGMRRRIDIACGLVVRPDVVFLDEPTTGLDPRSRQGVWDLVSSFRKHGITTLLTTQYLEEADALCDRIIVIDHGVVIADGTADELKSRTGGSYCEVVPLRLEDLPAIATALGSLLPDENRAALTPESDRIAIPAPEGAKTLAEALRRLDASGLELVDIALRRPSLDDVFLQLTGHLAVAETGEVA; encoded by the coding sequence GTGAACGACAGCGGAGTTGTGGTGGAGGGCGTGGAGAAGTCCTTCGGTGAGGTACAAGCCCTGCGCGGCGTCGACTTCACGGCCGCGCAGGGCGAGGTGCTCGGCATCCTCGGCCCGAACGGCGCGGGCAAGACCACCACGGTCAACATCCTGTCCACGCTCATCGCGCCGGATCGCGGCCGCGCGCAGGTCGCCGGGTACGACGTGGTCGCCGACCCCGCGGCGGTGCGCCGCTCGATCATGTTGACCGGCCAGTTCGCGGCGCTGGACGACATGCTCAGCGGCTACGAGAACCTGGTCATGTTCGGCAGGCTCATGGGCCTGCGCAAGGGGGCCGCCCGCGCACGCGCCGACGAACTGCTCACCGAGTTCGACCTGGTAGAAGCCGCCAGCAGGCGGGTGGGCACCTACTCCGGCGGCATGCGCAGACGCATCGATATCGCGTGCGGGCTCGTCGTCCGGCCCGACGTGGTCTTCCTCGACGAGCCGACCACCGGCCTCGATCCGCGCAGCAGACAGGGCGTGTGGGACCTGGTGTCGAGCTTTCGCAAACACGGCATCACGACGCTGCTCACCACGCAGTACCTGGAAGAGGCCGACGCGCTGTGCGACCGCATCATCGTCATCGATCACGGCGTGGTCATCGCCGACGGCACCGCCGACGAACTGAAGTCGCGCACCGGCGGCAGCTACTGCGAGGTGGTCCCGCTGCGGTTGGAGGATCTGCCCGCCATCGCCACCGCGCTCGGCTCGCTGCTGCCCGACGAGAACCGGGCCGCGCTCACTCCCGAGTCCGACCGCATCGCGATTCCCGCACCCGAGGGAGCCAAGACGCTCGCCGAGGCGCTGCGGCGATTGGACGCGTCCGGTCTCGAACTGGTCGACATCGCCCTGCGCCGCCCCTCGCTCGACGACGTGTTCCTCCAGCTCACCGGCCACCTCGCCGTCGCGGAAACCGGAGAAGTCGCATGA
- a CDS encoding ABC transporter permease, whose protein sequence is MTPELDTTTRESATAIVRENFSDSVVSSLRTFGRAVGMAQESVVGAVGDLARRELQWREAILQAWRLITVTTVPAILMAIPFGVIVSIQVGNLIHTLGADSLLGATGGLGVIKQGAPMATGFLLGGAGAAAIAADLGARTIREEIDALHTMGISPVHRLVIPRLVAMVVVAPLLNVLIIFVGVLAGYAVAIGGQGVTPGSYWATFGSFTTTADVWMSLVKALIFGFLVVIIACQRGLEAKGGPRGVADAVNAAVVLSVVSIVCVNLLLTQVTAMFLPTRLA, encoded by the coding sequence ATGACGCCGGAATTGGACACGACCACCCGGGAATCCGCGACCGCGATCGTCCGCGAGAATTTCTCCGACAGTGTCGTGTCGTCGTTGCGGACGTTCGGTCGTGCGGTGGGTATGGCGCAGGAGTCGGTGGTAGGGGCGGTGGGTGATCTCGCGCGGCGGGAGTTGCAGTGGCGTGAGGCGATCTTGCAGGCGTGGCGGTTGATCACGGTGACGACGGTGCCGGCGATCTTGATGGCGATTCCGTTCGGGGTGATCGTGTCGATCCAGGTGGGCAATCTGATCCACACGTTGGGTGCGGATTCGTTGTTGGGGGCGACCGGTGGGTTGGGTGTGATCAAGCAGGGTGCGCCGATGGCGACGGGGTTTTTGCTGGGTGGTGCGGGGGCGGCGGCGATCGCGGCGGATCTGGGTGCGCGCACGATCCGGGAGGAGATCGATGCGTTGCACACGATGGGGATCTCGCCGGTTCATCGGTTGGTGATTCCGCGGTTGGTGGCGATGGTGGTGGTGGCGCCGTTGTTGAACGTGTTGATCATTTTCGTGGGTGTGTTGGCGGGGTATGCGGTGGCGATCGGTGGGCAGGGGGTGACGCCGGGGTCGTATTGGGCGACGTTCGGGTCGTTCACGACGACCGCGGATGTGTGGATGTCGTTGGTGAAGGCGTTGATCTTCGGGTTTTTGGTGGTGATCATCGCGTGTCAGCGGGGGTTGGAGGCCAAGGGTGGTCCGCGGGGTGTGGCTGATGCGGTGAACGCGGCGGTGGTGTTGTCGGTGGTGTCGATCGTGTGTGTGAACCTGTTGTTGACGCAGGTGACCGCGATGTTCCTGCCCACGAGGCTGGCGTAA
- a CDS encoding nitroreductase/quinone reductase family protein, with product MPKKDDVQHRLVTTFQRLVGNPLLRRLPSQQLLETTGRVSGEPRITPIGGRRVGDSFWLVSEFGERSQYIRNIKANNRVRVRLHGHWHTGTAHLLPEDDARARLRELPRANSAAVRLVGTDLLTVRIDLD from the coding sequence ATGCCGAAGAAAGACGATGTGCAACACCGTCTGGTGACCACCTTCCAGCGCCTGGTCGGGAATCCCCTCCTGCGCAGACTGCCCAGTCAGCAACTGCTCGAGACGACCGGCCGGGTGAGCGGCGAACCGCGTATCACCCCGATCGGCGGCCGCCGGGTCGGCGACAGCTTCTGGCTGGTCTCGGAGTTCGGCGAGCGCTCCCAGTACATCCGTAACATCAAGGCGAACAATCGGGTTCGCGTCCGCTTGCACGGCCACTGGCACACCGGCACCGCCCACCTGCTGCCCGAGGACGACGCCCGCGCCCGCCTGCGCGAACTGCCGCGCGCCAACAGCGCCGCGGTCCGGCTCGTCGGCACCGACCTGCTGACCGTCCGCATCGACCTGGACTGA
- a CDS encoding helix-turn-helix domain-containing protein has product MAKPPTTQPGAFAHQLKRWRTLRRVSQLDLAIRADTTQRYLSFLEQGRSHPGRTMVVRLAESLELSLRERNGLLLAAGYAPPFPESRLDTPELAPVRNALDRILEGHLPYPAVVVRPYGILVAANAAFDLLTEGAAPELLEPPVNVLRLALHPDGLARRVLNLPEWGRHVTESLRGRAMRSPDPELDACIAELESYLPDAAPGPDHLGFSVPLRLRDDEGELRLITTITSFATAVDVTLSELHLEAFLPADDHTAAILRHRAGLP; this is encoded by the coding sequence GTGGCGAAGCCACCGACGACACAGCCCGGCGCCTTCGCCCACCAGCTCAAGCGCTGGCGAACCCTGCGCCGGGTGAGCCAGCTGGATCTGGCCATCCGCGCCGACACCACCCAGCGCTACCTCAGCTTCCTCGAGCAGGGCCGTTCCCATCCCGGCCGCACCATGGTGGTGCGCCTCGCCGAATCGCTGGAGCTTTCGTTGCGCGAGCGCAACGGTTTGCTGCTGGCCGCGGGCTACGCGCCGCCCTTCCCCGAATCACGATTGGATACACCGGAATTGGCCCCGGTACGAAACGCGCTGGACCGCATACTCGAAGGTCACCTGCCCTACCCCGCCGTGGTGGTGCGGCCGTACGGCATCCTGGTCGCCGCCAACGCCGCCTTCGATCTGCTCACCGAAGGCGCCGCGCCGGAACTGCTCGAACCACCGGTCAACGTGCTGCGTCTCGCGCTGCACCCCGACGGCCTCGCCCGCCGGGTCCTCAACCTGCCCGAGTGGGGCAGGCACGTGACCGAATCCCTGCGCGGGCGCGCGATGCGCAGCCCCGATCCCGAGCTGGACGCGTGCATCGCCGAGTTGGAGAGCTATCTCCCGGATGCAGCCCCCGGCCCCGACCACCTCGGTTTCTCTGTCCCGCTGCGACTGCGCGACGACGAGGGCGAGCTCCGGCTCATCACCACCATCACGTCCTTCGCCACCGCCGTCGACGTCACACTCTCCGAGTTGCACCTGGAGGCTTTCCTCCCCGCCGACGACCACACCGCCGCGATCCTGCGCCACCGCGCCGGACTCCCGTGA
- a CDS encoding ionic transporter y4hA produces MIRASTTRWTVFAPLLAALALVATWGRSLPTVGVIVVAVFLAGAVLAAVHHAEIVAHRVGEPFGSLVLAVAVTVIEVALIVTLMISGGEKSATLARDTVFAAVMITCNGIFGLALLVGALRRRLAVFNAEGTGAALATVATLSTLSLVLPTFTSSVPGPEFSPAQLAFAAVASLALYGLFVMVQTVRHRDDFLPVEGDGVVTDDDTTVERPTVRATLTGLGLLLVALVGVVGLAKVVSPAIESAVANAGMPPAAVGVAIALLVLLPETLAAVRAARRDQVQISLNLALGSAMASIGLTIPAIAVATIWLQGPLVLGLGATQMVLLALTVVVGVLTVVPGRATLLQGGVHLALFSAFVFLAASP; encoded by the coding sequence ATGATCCGTGCGTCGACAACCCGCTGGACCGTGTTCGCCCCTCTCCTGGCCGCGCTCGCTTTGGTCGCCACTTGGGGACGAAGTTTGCCGACGGTGGGGGTGATCGTGGTCGCGGTGTTTCTCGCGGGTGCGGTCCTGGCCGCGGTCCATCACGCCGAGATCGTCGCGCACCGGGTGGGGGAGCCGTTCGGATCGCTTGTGCTCGCGGTCGCGGTGACCGTGATCGAGGTGGCGCTCATCGTGACGCTGATGATCTCCGGCGGGGAGAAGTCCGCGACCCTGGCCCGCGACACCGTCTTCGCCGCGGTGATGATCACCTGCAACGGCATCTTCGGCCTGGCGCTGCTGGTCGGCGCGCTGCGCAGACGCCTCGCGGTCTTCAACGCGGAGGGCACGGGCGCGGCGCTGGCCACGGTGGCGACGCTGTCCACGCTCAGCCTGGTGCTGCCGACCTTCACCTCGAGCGTGCCGGGCCCCGAGTTCTCGCCCGCGCAGCTCGCCTTCGCCGCCGTCGCCTCGCTCGCGCTGTACGGCCTTTTCGTGATGGTTCAGACGGTGCGCCACCGCGACGACTTCCTACCGGTGGAGGGCGACGGCGTGGTCACCGACGACGACACGACCGTCGAGCGGCCCACCGTCCGCGCCACGCTCACCGGCCTCGGGCTGCTGCTCGTCGCGTTGGTCGGCGTGGTCGGTCTGGCGAAGGTGGTCTCGCCCGCCATCGAATCGGCGGTGGCCAACGCGGGCATGCCGCCCGCCGCGGTGGGCGTGGCGATCGCGCTGCTCGTCCTGCTTCCCGAGACGCTGGCCGCGGTGCGGGCCGCCCGCCGCGATCAGGTGCAGATCAGTCTGAACCTGGCGTTGGGTTCCGCGATGGCGAGCATCGGGTTGACCATCCCGGCCATCGCTGTGGCAACTATCTGGCTACAGGGTCCGCTCGTGCTCGGGCTGGGTGCGACGCAGATGGTCCTGCTCGCGCTGACGGTCGTCGTCGGTGTGCTGACCGTGGTCCCCGGCCGGGCGACGCTGCTGCAAGGCGGCGTCCATCTGGCTCTGTTCTCGGCTTTTGTGTTCCTGGCCGCGAGTCCGTAG
- a CDS encoding DUF4377 domain-containing protein, with protein sequence MIEVAPRTMRCTGVAPMDCLQIRRDQNGPWELFYGSIDGFEFQPGNHYRLRIEQTPVDQPPADAPSVGWRLVEVLEKQPG encoded by the coding sequence GTGATCGAGGTCGCACCCAGGACCATGCGGTGCACCGGCGTCGCGCCGATGGATTGCCTACAGATCCGCCGCGACCAGAACGGGCCGTGGGAGCTGTTCTACGGCTCGATCGACGGGTTCGAGTTTCAGCCTGGCAACCATTACCGGTTGCGTATCGAGCAGACGCCCGTGGACCAGCCGCCTGCCGATGCGCCATCGGTTGGATGGCGGCTCGTCGAGGTGTTGGAGAAGCAGCCTGGCTGA
- a CDS encoding phosphate signaling complex PhoU family protein — protein sequence MRTQFTHELNALTNDLTLMCRLAHDAVERVNDALASADLTATYEAFALDEQLQKVYGACEARTVVLLALQAPVARDLRHVVTAIQIANELSRIGWLTSRVADQVYRSHPNYVAPQHILDVLAELGKYAAHRTALAGEAVATAHQSADAEPVSATLAELRGRLHAALTDPERAQPTGAAIDLALLGNYLERCVDHTTRIERLIRFLDTGVPPMAQPADAEPDED from the coding sequence GTGCGGACCCAGTTCACCCACGAGCTCAACGCGTTGACCAATGATCTGACGCTGATGTGCCGACTCGCCCACGACGCCGTCGAGCGAGTCAACGACGCGCTCGCCAGCGCCGACCTCACGGCCACCTACGAGGCCTTCGCCCTCGACGAGCAGCTACAGAAGGTGTACGGCGCATGCGAGGCGCGGACGGTGGTGCTGCTCGCGTTGCAGGCGCCGGTGGCAAGGGATCTGCGCCACGTGGTGACGGCGATCCAGATCGCCAACGAGCTGTCCCGCATCGGCTGGCTGACCAGCCGCGTCGCCGATCAGGTTTACCGAAGTCATCCGAATTACGTTGCGCCGCAACACATCCTGGACGTACTCGCCGAGCTCGGCAAATACGCCGCACACCGCACCGCCCTCGCGGGCGAGGCCGTCGCCACAGCCCACCAGTCCGCCGACGCCGAACCGGTCAGCGCGACGCTCGCCGAACTACGGGGACGGCTGCACGCGGCGTTGACCGATCCGGAGCGCGCGCAACCCACGGGCGCGGCCATCGACCTCGCCCTGCTCGGCAATTATCTGGAGCGCTGCGTCGACCACACCACGCGCATCGAACGGCTGATCCGATTCCTGGACACCGGCGTTCCACCGATGGCGCAGCCCGCGGACGCCGAGCCGGACGAGGACTGA
- a CDS encoding ABC transporter permease — translation MTAGAWLTDTRATPVRAQQWWVLTTRLVTPSIKTGEVLSSIVAPAAFTASFYIPLKTVMTVIGTGFSSYAQFMMPIVILQACAFTAIGAAFRSATDAVSGLDRRFGSMPIGSLVPMAARMSGNVFRLLIAIAAALVCGHVIGFRFRLDAWHTLGFLAFSLLIGIVFTLGADVIGTAAKSPEATTQALVLPPLILGMLSTGLAPASQFPEWIQPFVRNQPVSQFVIALRALAGDTKGNAGEVTWALMGPPLLWAGAIVVICLPLALRLSKRRA, via the coding sequence ATGACCGCCGGGGCCTGGCTGACCGACACCCGCGCCACCCCGGTCCGCGCGCAGCAGTGGTGGGTGCTCACCACGCGGCTGGTGACGCCGTCGATCAAGACCGGCGAGGTGCTCAGCTCCATCGTCGCGCCCGCCGCCTTCACGGCCAGTTTCTACATTCCGCTGAAGACGGTGATGACCGTCATCGGTACTGGATTCAGCAGCTACGCGCAGTTCATGATGCCCATCGTCATCCTGCAAGCCTGCGCGTTCACCGCCATCGGCGCGGCCTTCCGTTCGGCCACCGACGCCGTCTCCGGGCTCGACCGCCGCTTCGGCTCGATGCCGATCGGTTCCTTGGTACCGATGGCAGCGCGCATGTCCGGCAACGTGTTCCGGCTGCTCATCGCGATCGCGGCGGCGCTGGTGTGCGGGCACGTGATCGGTTTCCGCTTCCGTCTCGACGCCTGGCACACGCTCGGGTTCCTGGCCTTCTCGCTGCTCATCGGCATCGTGTTCACGCTGGGCGCCGATGTCATCGGGACGGCGGCCAAGAGTCCGGAGGCGACGACACAGGCGCTGGTGCTGCCGCCGTTGATCCTCGGCATGCTGTCCACCGGGTTGGCTCCGGCGTCTCAATTCCCCGAGTGGATCCAGCCTTTCGTGCGCAACCAGCCGGTCTCGCAGTTCGTCATCGCGCTGCGCGCGCTCGCGGGGGACACGAAAGGCAACGCGGGCGAGGTGACCTGGGCGCTGATGGGTCCGCCGCTGCTGTGGGCGGGGGCGATCGTCGTCATCTGCCTGCCGCTCGCGCTCCGGCTGAGCAAGAGGAGGGCGTGA